In Microbacterium sp. SLBN-146, one genomic interval encodes:
- a CDS encoding DegT/DnrJ/EryC1/StrS aminotransferase family protein yields the protein MSTEVPFLDLAAQQAEIADEVLPVWAAQLGSAGFIGGPEVAAFEQEYADYIGVEHVVGVSNGTDALELAFRAVGVGPGDEVVMPANTFIATAEATSRIGAVPVFVDVDDEYLLIDPDALESAITERTKAIAPVHLFGQTAPLEHVLPIAERHGIALVEDAAQSQGASGPAGRAGAVGRVSGTSFYPGKNLGAAGDAGAVMTNDGDIAALIRNLAAHGSSVKYVHDHIGMNARLDAVQATVLRAKLRRLEGWNVRRREAADRYAALLADLDGVRLPPVRPGNEDVWHLYVVRVEERERIMASLAAAGIGAGIHYPTPVHLTEAYASLGYRRGQFPVAEAAADRILSLPMFPHLTEGQQARVADALSMAVRVTA from the coding sequence TTGAGCACTGAGGTTCCTTTCCTCGATCTCGCCGCGCAGCAGGCGGAGATCGCCGACGAGGTCCTGCCCGTCTGGGCGGCGCAGTTGGGCTCGGCGGGATTCATCGGGGGTCCCGAGGTCGCCGCGTTCGAGCAGGAGTACGCCGATTACATCGGGGTCGAGCACGTCGTCGGTGTCTCCAACGGCACGGATGCGCTCGAACTGGCGTTCCGCGCCGTCGGCGTGGGCCCGGGCGACGAAGTCGTGATGCCGGCGAACACCTTCATCGCGACGGCCGAGGCGACGTCGCGGATCGGTGCCGTGCCGGTCTTCGTCGACGTCGACGACGAGTACCTCCTCATCGATCCGGATGCGCTGGAGTCGGCCATCACGGAGCGCACGAAGGCGATCGCTCCCGTGCACCTCTTCGGTCAGACGGCTCCGCTCGAGCACGTTCTCCCTATCGCCGAGCGTCACGGGATCGCGCTCGTCGAGGATGCCGCGCAGTCCCAGGGCGCCTCGGGTCCCGCCGGCCGGGCCGGTGCTGTGGGTCGTGTCTCGGGAACAAGCTTCTACCCCGGGAAGAACCTCGGCGCCGCGGGTGACGCCGGTGCGGTCATGACGAACGACGGCGACATCGCCGCGCTCATCCGCAACCTCGCCGCTCACGGAAGCTCGGTCAAGTACGTCCACGATCACATCGGGATGAACGCGCGACTGGATGCCGTCCAGGCGACCGTGCTCCGCGCGAAGCTCCGCCGGCTCGAAGGCTGGAACGTGCGTCGACGCGAGGCAGCGGACCGCTACGCCGCGCTCCTGGCCGACCTCGACGGCGTGCGACTGCCGCCCGTGCGGCCGGGCAACGAGGACGTCTGGCACCTCTATGTCGTCCGGGTGGAAGAGCGCGAGCGCATCATGGCATCGCTCGCCGCCGCCGGGATCGGTGCCGGGATCCACTACCCGACGCCCGTGCACCTCACGGAGGCGTACGCGAGTCTCGGGTATCGCCGCGGGCAGTTCCCCGTCGCGGAGGCGGCCGCCGACCGCATCCTTTCGCTGCCGATGTTCCCCCACCTCACCGAGGGACAGCAGGCGCGAGTGGCGGACGCGCTCTCGATGGCCGTTCGCGTGACCGCCTGA
- a CDS encoding glycosyltransferase, whose amino-acid sequence MRSHVEPLRTRGPRPTVTVVIPHYNYGDYLPTAVESALAQPGLDVDVIIVDDCSSDGSTEVARRIADEHDAVTLVAHETNMRHIGTYNDGLSRATGTYVVLLSADDALTRGSLTRSVALMEANPSVGLVYGNVRDVVDHADLESDRIPSWPGARESWSVWTGEEWLRRVSQTGRNLITNPEVVMRRDVLDSIGGYDARFPHSADLFLWLRAAARADVGRVNGTVQAFYRVHGSNMHATEFGGLLDDYEAVHRTYEAFFDEDGALLDAPERLRRGARRAMAREAERRTVLLGAQHSPESVDRLLAFAETVDPSAGRSVAAYRLLHRRGLRRVATAAEKLRWRVRHHRELRYGW is encoded by the coding sequence ATGAGATCCCACGTCGAGCCTCTGCGCACTCGGGGACCGCGCCCCACCGTCACCGTCGTCATCCCGCACTACAACTACGGCGACTATCTCCCGACGGCGGTCGAATCCGCGCTCGCGCAGCCGGGCCTCGACGTGGACGTCATCATCGTCGACGACTGTTCGTCCGACGGGAGCACGGAGGTCGCGCGCCGTATCGCCGACGAGCACGACGCCGTCACGCTCGTCGCGCACGAGACCAACATGCGGCACATCGGCACGTACAACGACGGCCTGTCGCGAGCGACAGGAACGTACGTCGTGCTCCTGTCGGCCGATGACGCACTGACGCGAGGCAGCCTCACCCGATCCGTCGCCCTCATGGAGGCCAACCCCTCGGTGGGTCTCGTGTACGGGAACGTCCGCGATGTCGTCGATCACGCGGATCTGGAGTCGGACCGGATCCCGAGCTGGCCCGGTGCGCGGGAATCCTGGAGCGTCTGGACCGGCGAGGAGTGGCTGCGGCGCGTGTCCCAGACGGGACGGAACCTCATCACGAACCCCGAGGTCGTCATGCGCCGGGATGTGCTCGACAGCATCGGCGGTTACGATGCGCGGTTCCCGCACTCGGCCGACCTGTTCCTGTGGTTGCGGGCAGCAGCGCGCGCCGACGTCGGACGAGTCAACGGCACGGTGCAGGCGTTCTACCGCGTCCACGGCAGCAACATGCACGCGACGGAGTTCGGCGGCCTGCTCGATGACTACGAGGCGGTGCACCGGACCTACGAGGCCTTCTTCGACGAAGACGGCGCACTGCTCGATGCGCCGGAACGCCTGCGGCGTGGAGCGCGGAGGGCCATGGCCCGCGAAGCAGAGCGGCGCACGGTGCTCCTCGGCGCGCAGCATTCGCCGGAGTCGGTCGACCGGCTCCTCGCGTTCGCCGAGACCGTCGACCCGTCGGCCGGACGATCCGTCGCGGCTTATCGACTCCTCCACCGCCGAGGGCTTCGCCGCGTCGCGACGGCCGCCGAGAAGCTGCGCTGGCGCGTGCGCCACCACCGTGAACTGAGGTATGGCTGGTGA
- a CDS encoding lipopolysaccharide biosynthesis protein, giving the protein MSSPDPQSNSLGDQAVSAVLWTATQKWLARIGGFVTIAILTRLLTPEDFGVVAAATAILPVTYLLADLGFSTYVVQAKDVDRRMLSTAFWFSLAVSIVLAAGLVAAAPVLAAIFGSPESADVLRVLALLVVLTAMSAVSTALLRRSMRFRALALQSFVASLVGQIVAIVLALTGFGVWALVAQMLIVQFIMSVCALVLAGWVPGLRLSKSELSAMASFGSRVIGADLVGVLRQWAEYAIIANLLGTAALGYLNIAQRLVQIAQDVTAAAIMPVSTVVFSKIRTESERLTSGYFRSLGLTYATIIPVMVFLAVTGPDLVPFLFGEGWTQSVVPSQILAVTSILVMVAVLDHGLFYGTGRPGSWLAFSIIVDVTTVVVALFTAQHGLVAWSVGFLSIAVVSTIVRWPLVARLIGTPVARIAGVSARAAACAALAAGAGILVFILAAPWPPVLTLTAAGLAVVAGHLVGMRLFMRSHLAAVIHLVRRRLRRSGTLKDGNT; this is encoded by the coding sequence GTGAGTTCACCCGATCCGCAGAGCAATTCGCTCGGAGATCAGGCGGTGAGCGCCGTCCTCTGGACGGCGACCCAGAAGTGGCTCGCGAGGATCGGCGGTTTCGTCACGATCGCCATCTTGACGCGACTCCTGACGCCGGAGGACTTCGGTGTCGTCGCCGCCGCGACGGCGATCCTCCCCGTGACTTATCTCCTCGCAGATCTGGGCTTCTCGACGTACGTCGTGCAGGCGAAGGACGTGGACCGGCGGATGCTCAGCACCGCCTTCTGGTTCTCCCTCGCGGTGAGCATCGTCCTCGCGGCTGGACTCGTCGCGGCAGCCCCCGTTCTTGCGGCGATCTTCGGGAGTCCGGAGTCCGCCGATGTCCTCCGCGTGCTCGCACTCCTTGTCGTCCTCACCGCCATGAGCGCCGTTTCGACGGCTCTCCTGCGGCGCAGTATGCGATTCCGCGCGCTCGCCCTGCAGTCCTTCGTCGCGAGTCTCGTCGGTCAGATCGTTGCGATCGTCCTCGCCCTGACCGGTTTCGGCGTGTGGGCCCTCGTCGCGCAGATGCTCATCGTGCAGTTCATCATGTCGGTCTGCGCCCTCGTGCTGGCCGGATGGGTGCCCGGACTGCGCCTGTCGAAGAGCGAGCTCTCGGCGATGGCGTCGTTCGGATCCCGTGTCATCGGAGCCGACCTCGTGGGCGTGCTGCGGCAGTGGGCGGAGTACGCGATCATCGCCAATCTCCTGGGCACCGCCGCCCTCGGCTACCTGAACATCGCGCAGCGACTCGTGCAGATCGCTCAGGATGTCACGGCGGCGGCCATCATGCCGGTCTCGACCGTTGTCTTCTCCAAGATCAGGACGGAATCCGAACGCCTGACGAGCGGGTACTTCCGGTCGCTCGGACTCACCTACGCGACGATCATCCCGGTCATGGTCTTCCTCGCCGTCACGGGACCCGACCTCGTCCCCTTCCTCTTCGGGGAGGGGTGGACGCAGAGCGTCGTGCCTTCTCAGATCCTCGCCGTCACGAGCATCCTCGTCATGGTGGCTGTGCTCGATCACGGACTCTTCTACGGCACGGGGCGGCCCGGTAGCTGGCTTGCGTTCTCGATCATCGTGGACGTCACGACCGTCGTCGTCGCGCTGTTCACGGCACAGCACGGGCTCGTCGCATGGAGTGTCGGCTTTCTCTCCATCGCCGTCGTCTCGACGATCGTGCGATGGCCGCTCGTGGCCCGGCTCATCGGAACACCCGTCGCCCGAATCGCGGGCGTCTCCGCGCGGGCGGCCGCCTGCGCCGCGCTCGCCGCGGGCGCCGGTATCCTCGTGTTCATCCTCGCGGCGCCGTGGCCTCCGGTCCTGACCCTGACCGCGGCGGGACTCGCCGTCGTCGCCGGTCACCTCGTGGGGATGAGACTTTTCATGCGCAGTCATCTCGCGGCCGTCATCCACCTGGTCCGCCGGCGGCTGCGGCGCTCCGGCACTCTCAAGGACGGGAACACCTGA
- a CDS encoding acyl-CoA ligase (AMP-forming), exosortase A system-associated, which produces MPASTIVALHELLDASAIAAPDRPALTYKDVTLTYAQTRAAAVAAAAQFAELGVARGDRIAIYLEKRLETVVAMFGASLVGGMFVPINHVFKATQVGHVLEDSGARVLVTSADRLSQLERILPGTDVTDVILVGDAPVPAASDVRTQPWSDASPTAALPSVPTIDLDPAAILYTSGSTGRPKGVVLSHRNLIVGAQSVSSYLGNTADDVILSVLPLSFDAGLSQVTTSFAVGAHCVLMNYLLPREVAKMCAKHGVTGITCVPPLWLQLADIPWPEKVAANIRYWANTGGRMPRSTLDRLRENFPHAQPFLMYGLTEAFRSTYLEPDQVDARPDSIGKAIPNAEVLVLRPDGSECGPGEDGELVHRGALVALGYWNDPERTAERFRLIPRPDQPWRTPEMAVWSGDTVRRDEDGYLYFVGRRDEMIKTSGYRVSPTEIEEAAFATGLVRDVVAFGIEDASIGQRIVLVASPTGETLDVDGLVGLLRKSLPLYMVPSHVSARADLPRSPNGKYDRKMIRSEWSA; this is translated from the coding sequence ATGCCCGCTTCGACCATCGTCGCGCTCCACGAGCTGCTCGACGCCTCCGCGATCGCCGCGCCGGATCGCCCCGCGCTGACGTACAAGGACGTCACCCTCACGTATGCGCAGACGCGTGCCGCGGCGGTCGCCGCGGCGGCGCAGTTCGCGGAACTCGGTGTCGCCCGAGGCGACCGCATCGCGATCTACCTCGAGAAGAGGCTCGAGACGGTCGTCGCGATGTTCGGGGCGTCTCTCGTCGGAGGGATGTTCGTCCCGATCAACCACGTCTTCAAGGCGACGCAAGTGGGGCATGTCCTCGAGGATTCCGGGGCACGGGTCCTCGTGACGTCCGCGGATCGGCTGTCGCAGCTGGAGCGGATCCTTCCCGGCACCGATGTCACCGACGTCATCCTCGTCGGCGACGCACCCGTGCCCGCGGCGTCCGATGTCCGGACGCAGCCGTGGAGTGACGCGAGCCCGACGGCAGCGCTCCCGTCCGTCCCGACGATCGATCTCGACCCCGCCGCCATCCTCTACACCTCGGGCAGCACAGGGCGTCCGAAAGGCGTCGTGCTGAGCCATCGCAACCTGATTGTCGGCGCGCAGAGCGTCAGCAGCTATCTGGGCAACACCGCGGACGACGTCATCCTCAGCGTGCTCCCCCTGAGCTTCGACGCGGGGCTCAGCCAGGTCACGACGTCGTTCGCGGTCGGAGCCCACTGCGTCCTCATGAACTACCTGCTGCCGCGCGAGGTCGCGAAGATGTGCGCCAAGCACGGTGTCACGGGCATCACGTGCGTCCCCCCGCTCTGGCTCCAGCTCGCCGACATCCCGTGGCCCGAAAAAGTCGCAGCGAACATCCGCTACTGGGCGAACACGGGCGGACGGATGCCGCGCTCCACGCTCGACCGCCTGCGCGAGAACTTTCCGCACGCCCAGCCGTTCCTCATGTACGGACTGACCGAGGCCTTCCGCTCGACCTATCTCGAACCCGACCAGGTGGATGCGCGTCCCGACTCGATCGGCAAGGCGATCCCGAATGCGGAAGTGCTCGTCCTGCGCCCGGACGGCAGCGAGTGCGGACCCGGTGAGGACGGCGAACTCGTTCACCGCGGAGCGCTCGTCGCCCTCGGCTACTGGAACGATCCGGAGCGCACGGCGGAGCGGTTCCGGCTCATCCCGCGTCCGGACCAGCCGTGGCGGACGCCCGAAATGGCCGTGTGGTCGGGTGACACCGTTCGGCGTGACGAAGACGGCTACCTCTACTTCGTCGGGCGTCGCGACGAGATGATCAAGACATCGGGATACCGCGTGAGCCCGACCGAGATCGAGGAGGCGGCGTTCGCGACGGGACTCGTGCGCGACGTCGTGGCCTTCGGCATCGAGGATGCCTCGATCGGGCAACGGATCGTCCTCGTGGCGTCGCCGACCGGCGAGACCCTCGACGTCGACGGCCTCGTGGGCCTCTTGCGCAAGAGTCTGCCGCTGTACATGGTCCCGAGTCACGTCAGTGCGCGCGCCGATCTGCCGCGCTCACCGAACGGCAAGTACGACCGCAAGATGATCAGATCGGAGTGGTCGGCATGA